In Acidaminococcales bacterium, one genomic interval encodes:
- a CDS encoding YicC family protein → MLKSMTGFGRGEYVSEKLSLTVEIKTVNHRYNEIALRMPRALNPLEDRVRKQITDVISRGRVDVFVNMADSSANAYEMSVDKELAASYNNALSELARTLELESDMSGAMRLAFLLRFASVINAKETIGDADFYLPFLSGAVAAALANLMKMRLAEGANIYKDLLPRIKTIKDKLAEVQERAPAVTAEFHAKIRERVAELLKDYEQAVDQDKILHEVALFADRTNITEEIVRLGSHIKQFEETFAKKIPVGRKLDFIVQEFNREVNTIASKANDFAIAQMTVEMKSEIEKIREQIQNIE, encoded by the coding sequence TTGTTGAAAAGCATGACAGGGTTCGGGCGCGGGGAGTATGTCAGCGAGAAACTTTCTTTGACGGTGGAAATCAAGACGGTGAACCATCGCTACAATGAGATAGCCCTCAGGATGCCGCGTGCGCTCAATCCCTTGGAGGACAGGGTAAGAAAACAGATAACTGACGTTATAAGCCGGGGACGGGTGGACGTCTTTGTAAATATGGCGGACAGTTCCGCCAATGCTTATGAAATGAGCGTTGATAAAGAGTTGGCGGCATCTTACAACAATGCTTTGAGTGAGCTGGCGCGGACACTGGAACTGGAAAGCGATATGAGCGGAGCAATGCGGCTTGCGTTTTTGCTGCGCTTCGCCAGCGTCATAAATGCTAAAGAAACGATAGGAGACGCTGATTTTTATCTGCCTTTTTTGTCCGGGGCAGTAGCCGCCGCGCTGGCAAATCTGATGAAAATGCGTCTGGCGGAAGGCGCCAATATATATAAAGACCTTCTGCCCAGGATAAAAACGATCAAGGATAAACTGGCCGAAGTGCAAGAGCGCGCGCCGGCGGTAACGGCGGAGTTCCACGCCAAAATACGCGAAAGGGTGGCGGAACTTTTAAAAGATTACGAACAAGCGGTTGACCAGGATAAAATCCTGCATGAAGTCGCGCTTTTTGCCGACAGGACAAATATTACCGAGGAAATTGTGCGGCTGGGAAGCCACATAAAGCAATTTGAAGAAACATTCGCGAAAAAAATCCCTGTCGGCCGCAAACTTGACTTCATTGTGCAGGAATTTAACCGGGAAGTAAATACTATTGCCTCCAAAGCCAACGATTTTGCGATTGCGCAGATGACGGTTGAAATGAAAAGTGAAATAGAAAAAATTCGCGAACAAATACAAAACATTGAATAA
- a CDS encoding DUF370 domain-containing protein, translating to MDIKLINIGFGNIVAANRIISIISPESAPIKRIVQEAREKGKLIDATYGRRTRAVIVADSGHIILSAVQPETVANRLGGKDAAKDAPEC from the coding sequence ATGGATATAAAATTGATAAACATCGGTTTCGGCAATATTGTGGCCGCAAACAGGATCATTTCGATCATTAGCCCGGAATCCGCGCCCATCAAACGAATAGTCCAAGAAGCGCGCGAAAAGGGGAAATTGATTGACGCAACTTATGGGCGCAGGACGCGGGCGGTGATTGTAGCCGACAGCGGGCACATTATCCTTTCGGCGGTTCAGCCGGAAACGGTTGCCAACCGATTAGGCGGCAAAGACGCCGCCAAAGATGCGCCTGAATGTTGA
- the gmk gene encoding guanylate kinase has protein sequence MKNKGILLIVSGPSGAGKGTICSALLNKYQNIYYSVSLTTRAPRTGEMNGREYFFITESEFKKMISKDQLLEYAVVYGNYYGTPRENILEQLEMGNDVLLEIEMDGAEQIRAKFAEGVFVFILPPSLADLAARLKGRDKDDGTSIKSRLEAAKSEICRATKYDYVIVNNKVEEALEKLSFILNAEKSRVARNLRTITDLCGKNK, from the coding sequence ATGAAGAATAAAGGCATTCTATTAATTGTTTCCGGCCCGTCAGGGGCGGGAAAGGGGACTATTTGTTCAGCCCTTTTAAATAAATATCAAAATATTTATTATTCCGTTTCGTTGACCACGAGGGCGCCGCGTACGGGCGAAATGAACGGGCGCGAGTATTTTTTTATAACCGAAAGCGAATTCAAAAAAATGATCAGCAAGGATCAGTTGCTGGAATACGCCGTGGTTTATGGCAATTATTACGGTACGCCGCGCGAAAATATATTGGAACAATTAGAAATGGGCAACGATGTGCTTTTGGAAATAGAAATGGACGGGGCGGAACAAATACGCGCCAAATTTGCCGAAGGGGTGTTTGTTTTCATCCTGCCGCCTTCATTGGCCGATTTGGCCGCGAGGCTGAAGGGGCGGGACAAAGATGACGGGACTTCCATTAAGAGTCGGCTGGAAGCCGCCAAAAGTGAAATCTGCCGAGCGACGAAATACGATTATGTCATAGTGAACAACAAAGTGGAAGAAGCCCTGGAAAAACTGTCTTTTATACTGAACGCGGAAAAAAGCCGCGTTGCGCGCAATTTGCGAACGATAACGGATCTCTGCGGCAAAAATAAGTAA
- the rpoZ gene encoding DNA-directed RNA polymerase subunit omega, producing MIQPSLDKLLDHVDSKYTLVVLAAKRAREIVDADLPPSAGKSNKPVTISLYEVFSDKITYERTKTGIK from the coding sequence ATGATTCAACCGTCTTTGGACAAATTGCTGGATCATGTTGACAGCAAATATACTTTAGTGGTGCTGGCGGCCAAACGCGCCAGGGAAATAGTCGATGCGGATTTGCCGCCATCCGCCGGCAAATCGAACAAACCGGTAACAATATCGCTTTACGAGGTATTCTCCGACAAGATCACTTATGAGCGTACCAAAACCGGTATAAAGTAG
- the coaBC gene encoding bifunctional phosphopantothenoylcysteine decarboxylase/phosphopantothenate--cysteine ligase CoaBC produces the protein MLAAKKILLGVCGGIAVYKAVELVSRLRREGAAVKVIMTESALKFVTQLTFREISGNPVAASMWADISSYNVEHIALAEWADVFVIAPATANALAKLSCGIADDMLTTTALAVKAPIILCPAMNTNMYENPITQSNLGKLAALGMKVVRPASGRLACGSYGTGRLPEPVDIVKEIDGCLRGESMSGLKVVVTAGGTIEPIDPVRYIGNRSSGKMGYAIAGEAARRGAAAILISAPSPLPVPPGVTAIKVETAEEMQEAALSEYGDADILIKAAAVADYRAKDICAAKIKKKEKTLTLELVKNPDILKELGRRKTKQYLVGFAAETDNLVENAMIKIKEKNLDMIVANDVSMPEAGFNHDTNIVKFIYPSGEIVSIEKASKQEIAGKLLDRICAGICARLGN, from the coding sequence GTGCTTGCCGCAAAAAAAATACTGCTGGGCGTTTGCGGGGGAATAGCCGTTTATAAGGCGGTGGAGCTTGTCAGCAGGCTGCGCAGGGAAGGCGCGGCGGTCAAAGTCATCATGACCGAATCGGCGCTTAAATTTGTTACGCAGCTTACCTTCCGCGAGATCAGCGGCAACCCGGTGGCGGCTTCTATGTGGGCCGATATTTCGTCATATAACGTGGAACATATAGCGTTGGCGGAATGGGCGGACGTCTTCGTCATCGCGCCCGCCACCGCCAATGCGCTGGCCAAGTTGTCTTGCGGCATAGCCGACGATATGCTTACAACTACGGCTTTGGCCGTAAAAGCGCCGATAATCCTTTGCCCGGCGATGAATACCAATATGTATGAAAACCCGATAACTCAGAGCAACCTGGGAAAGCTCGCGGCTCTTGGCATGAAAGTCGTCCGGCCCGCCTCCGGGCGCCTGGCCTGCGGCAGTTATGGCACCGGGCGGCTGCCGGAGCCGGTTGATATCGTGAAAGAGATCGATGGCTGTTTGCGCGGCGAAAGCATGTCCGGCCTGAAAGTTGTAGTTACGGCCGGGGGCACGATTGAGCCGATAGATCCTGTGCGCTATATAGGCAACCGCTCCAGCGGCAAGATGGGCTATGCCATAGCCGGGGAGGCCGCGCGCCGGGGCGCGGCTGCCATACTCATTTCCGCTCCGTCCCCTTTGCCTGTCCCGCCGGGCGTTACGGCGATTAAAGTCGAGACAGCCGAAGAGATGCAAGAGGCGGCCCTGTCGGAATACGGCGACGCCGACATATTGATAAAAGCCGCCGCCGTAGCCGACTATCGGGCAAAAGATATATGCGCCGCCAAAATAAAGAAAAAAGAGAAAACATTGACGCTTGAACTGGTGAAAAACCCCGATATCCTGAAAGAACTCGGCCGGCGGAAAACAAAGCAGTATCTGGTGGGATTTGCGGCCGAGACGGATAATTTGGTGGAAAACGCCATGATTAAGATCAAAGAAAAAAATCTCGACATGATCGTGGCCAATGACGTTTCAATGCCGGAAGCGGGGTTTAATCATGACACCAACATAGTGAAATTCATCTACCCTTCAGGGGAGATTGTAAGCATAGAGAAAGCATCCAAGCAGGAAATAGCGGGCAAACTGCTTGACCGGATCTGCGCCGGCATTTGTGCCCGCTTGGGGAACTGA
- a CDS encoding MFS transporter, with the protein MLEKLKRIFGRKEPLKVLLACMLSMSALGFIYIWSVFIIPLENEFGWTRADISLVYTCVMFSFAVGMAAGGFLNSFFSMDKTIFAAMLIIAASFMIASFSGSLLLLLVSFGIFASVFMGVIYNTMLYAGNLWFNEDGPSVSGLLQTCLGISTVILGFCAAELLRMYDWRFVFRLMGLIIALSLFIGSRVIKVPSAGAGRAEKAREEYGGVNWRQMLATKNFWFLWTIRLIIVAGGIGLIGHAVPAALELGVSYDTAVLSLGILSFANAFGRMLCGLSWEYMGFRKTMALSCLLFIASFSILSAAYSFSGGFAVVLACGLCGLSYGSVNLIGVSFTRDFFGMKHFSENYGIVTTPMLLSSFIGPYLMGEIKMGTGHYYSSFVIFIFLGLVSLVLVMLVKKPAARQK; encoded by the coding sequence ATGCTGGAAAAATTAAAAAGAATTTTTGGGCGCAAAGAACCGCTGAAAGTCCTTTTGGCTTGCATGTTGTCCATGTCGGCGCTCGGATTTATATATATCTGGTCTGTTTTCATCATACCGTTGGAAAACGAGTTCGGTTGGACGCGGGCAGACATTTCGCTTGTCTATACTTGCGTCATGTTCTCTTTTGCGGTAGGGATGGCGGCGGGCGGTTTTTTGAACAGTTTTTTCAGCATGGACAAAACTATTTTTGCGGCCATGCTTATAATCGCCGCGTCTTTTATGATAGCTTCTTTCAGCGGCAGCTTGCTTTTGCTATTGGTGTCTTTCGGCATATTTGCCAGCGTGTTTATGGGGGTCATTTACAATACCATGCTTTATGCGGGCAACCTTTGGTTTAACGAAGACGGGCCTTCCGTTTCCGGTCTCCTGCAAACCTGCCTGGGCATAAGCACCGTAATTTTGGGCTTTTGCGCCGCCGAATTGCTGCGGATGTATGATTGGCGTTTTGTCTTTCGGTTAATGGGTTTAATTATCGCGCTAAGCCTGTTTATCGGCTCAAGGGTCATCAAGGTCCCTTCCGCCGGCGCCGGCCGGGCGGAAAAGGCGCGGGAAGAATATGGCGGCGTCAACTGGCGGCAAATGCTGGCTACGAAAAATTTCTGGTTTTTATGGACAATACGGCTCATCATCGTCGCGGGCGGCATAGGCCTTATCGGACACGCCGTGCCGGCGGCGCTGGAGCTTGGCGTAAGTTACGATACGGCCGTGTTGTCTTTGGGCATACTGTCTTTCGCGAACGCTTTTGGGCGGATGCTTTGCGGTTTGAGCTGGGAATATATGGGATTCAGGAAAACTATGGCCTTGAGCTGTTTGCTGTTCATCGCTTCATTTTCTATTCTGAGCGCGGCCTACAGCTTCAGCGGCGGCTTTGCGGTCGTTTTGGCCTGCGGGCTGTGCGGGCTTTCCTATGGCAGCGTGAACCTGATCGGCGTATCGTTTACGCGTGATTTTTTCGGCATGAAACATTTTTCCGAAAACTATGGGATCGTTACAACGCCCATGCTGCTTTCATCTTTTATCGGCCCTTACCTCATGGGGGAGATTAAGATGGGCACAGGGCATTATTATTCCTCTTTTGTTATTTTTATTTTTCTCGGGCTTGTGAGCCTTGTCTTGGTGATGCTCGTTAAAAAGCCGGCGGCGCGGCAAAAATAA
- the pap gene encoding polyphosphate:AMP phosphotransferase has product MLNTLDLSLKMDKKIFSKARGARMEKLGELQRSLRAANVPVVITFEGWHGAGKGVIINSLVQAMDPRGFKVYTAYYPNDEERRKPFFWQFWKKLPAKGSISIFDRSWYGQIVNKAVGGEINSEETERAFNDVNAFERLLFDDNHVIIKFFAHISEKTHKKRIKDNIQVLDKNMRTTTEDWKEIGLYKQLFAAYEDMFSKTDTAYAPWIAVEAEDENYAQIKVLDYIINVLEKKLAQIGFAEENKGEAAEKNDPTAVSPAGSAGQAFVSSVLSKVDLSKTMEKNDYKDKLEEYQKEIRHLQYKLFRREVATVIVFEGWDAAGKGGVIKRVTANMDPRGYYVTPIAAPGAVDNSYNYLWRFWKEMPVKGMVAIFDRSWYGRLMVERVEGFATEGQWRRAYREINEMEEQLINSGSIVLKFWLQIDKDEQLKRFEERRDNPLKNWKITDEDWRNREKWDKYEPAINEMLFRTSTIHAPWTIVEANCKFYGRIKTMKTIIDAMNGRLK; this is encoded by the coding sequence TTGCTTAATACACTTGATCTTAGCCTGAAAATGGACAAAAAAATTTTTTCCAAGGCGCGCGGCGCGCGGATGGAAAAACTGGGCGAACTGCAACGGTCTTTGCGCGCGGCGAACGTACCGGTGGTGATAACTTTTGAAGGATGGCACGGCGCCGGCAAAGGCGTCATCATCAACTCCCTGGTGCAGGCCATGGATCCGCGCGGCTTTAAAGTTTACACAGCCTACTATCCTAACGACGAAGAACGCCGCAAACCATTTTTTTGGCAATTCTGGAAAAAACTGCCCGCCAAAGGCAGCATTTCTATTTTTGACCGTAGTTGGTACGGACAAATAGTAAATAAAGCCGTCGGCGGGGAAATCAACTCGGAAGAAACCGAACGCGCTTTCAATGACGTCAATGCGTTTGAGCGCTTGCTGTTTGACGACAATCATGTCATCATCAAGTTTTTTGCGCATATATCCGAAAAAACGCATAAAAAGCGCATAAAGGACAATATACAAGTTCTGGATAAAAACATGCGGACAACTACCGAAGACTGGAAAGAGATAGGCCTCTACAAGCAGCTTTTTGCGGCCTATGAGGACATGTTCAGCAAGACGGACACCGCTTACGCCCCGTGGATCGCGGTAGAGGCAGAAGATGAAAATTACGCCCAGATAAAGGTTTTGGATTATATAATAAATGTTTTGGAGAAAAAACTCGCGCAGATAGGCTTCGCCGAAGAAAACAAAGGCGAAGCGGCGGAAAAAAACGATCCGACCGCCGTTTCCCCGGCGGGTTCCGCCGGCCAGGCCTTCGTTTCATCCGTGCTTAGCAAGGTCGATTTGAGCAAAACCATGGAAAAAAACGATTACAAAGACAAATTGGAAGAATACCAGAAAGAAATCAGGCACCTGCAATACAAGCTGTTCCGGCGCGAGGTAGCGACGGTAATAGTTTTTGAAGGTTGGGACGCGGCCGGCAAAGGCGGCGTAATCAAGCGCGTTACCGCAAACATGGATCCGCGGGGCTATTATGTGACGCCGATAGCGGCGCCGGGGGCGGTTGACAATTCTTATAACTATCTTTGGCGGTTTTGGAAAGAAATGCCCGTTAAAGGCATGGTGGCCATTTTTGACCGCAGCTGGTACGGCCGCCTCATGGTTGAGCGGGTGGAGGGGTTTGCGACCGAAGGGCAATGGCGGCGCGCCTACCGCGAAATTAATGAGATGGAAGAACAATTAATTAACAGCGGCAGCATAGTGCTTAAATTCTGGTTGCAAATAGATAAAGACGAACAGCTGAAAAGGTTCGAGGAAAGGCGCGACAACCCTTTGAAAAATTGGAAAATTACCGATGAGGACTGGCGCAACCGCGAAAAATGGGATAAATATGAACCGGCGATCAACGAAATGCTTTTCCGTACGTCCACCATACATGCGCCTTGGACGATTGTCGAGGCAAACTGCAAATTTTACGGCCGGATAAAGACAATGAAAACTATTATTGACGCAATGAATGGCCGGCTGAAGTGA
- a CDS encoding radical SAM protein, whose protein sequence is MTWNARKKNIEILEKESGAFVFAPGARAACALVYPNAYSVGMSNLGFHIIYRQLNQRGDIACERFFLPEGEGGAPLLSVETQRELADFPIIGVMLSFELDYFNLLAMLKAGGIPPAAAERGGQEPLLFAGGPCATFNPEPLAEVVDAFVIGEGEEAAGAVVDSWRQSRDWPDRAARLKALAQIPGVYVPAFYYPAYGESGKIVSMRHDPSVPAKVRRQWIKDIDRYAGHYQIITPLAEFANMFVIEVARGCGRHCRFCMAGYCFRRPRSRDLELIWQAITERPPSAAKVGLLGAAVCDYPYIRELTGRLVQASIPFSIASLRADAFDGALARALAGSGQRTLTIAPEAGSERLRKVINKGVSEDDILRALSLAADAGMTGGKLYFMLGLPTETDHDVIELANLVLKAKKYIPGKLSLSINYFVPKPFTPFQWDEPAHTGARLKQLRELLQKEKNIEIKAESLRASIAQQILSRAGRRAGEFLLHATQNGGLSEFVRRFKKEKPEIYDRADCLPWDHLDMGFSKEYLSGEREKAERMEDTPQCFAGCGRCGVCGGAKG, encoded by the coding sequence TTGACTTGGAACGCGCGCAAAAAAAACATCGAAATATTGGAAAAAGAAAGCGGCGCTTTTGTTTTTGCGCCGGGCGCCCGGGCCGCGTGTGCGCTTGTGTATCCCAATGCCTATAGTGTGGGCATGTCAAACTTGGGATTTCATATTATTTACCGCCAGCTCAATCAGCGCGGCGATATAGCGTGCGAGCGGTTTTTCCTGCCGGAGGGCGAAGGCGGCGCGCCGCTTTTGAGCGTAGAAACGCAAAGGGAATTGGCCGATTTTCCGATTATCGGCGTCATGCTGTCATTTGAACTGGATTATTTTAATTTGCTGGCAATGCTTAAAGCGGGCGGCATACCGCCCGCCGCCGCCGAACGCGGCGGACAGGAGCCGCTGCTGTTTGCCGGCGGTCCTTGCGCTACTTTCAATCCCGAGCCGCTGGCGGAAGTCGTGGATGCTTTTGTCATAGGCGAAGGCGAGGAAGCGGCCGGGGCGGTTGTGGATTCCTGGCGGCAAAGCCGGGATTGGCCGGATAGGGCGGCCAGGCTGAAAGCCCTGGCGCAAATACCTGGGGTATACGTGCCGGCCTTTTACTATCCTGCTTACGGCGAAAGCGGAAAAATCGTTTCCATGCGCCATGATCCGTCAGTTCCCGCGAAAGTCCGGCGGCAGTGGATAAAGGACATCGACCGCTACGCCGGGCATTATCAAATAATAACCCCCTTGGCGGAGTTCGCCAATATGTTTGTAATCGAGGTAGCCCGCGGCTGCGGGCGCCACTGCCGGTTCTGCATGGCCGGATATTGTTTTCGCCGCCCGCGCAGCCGCGATCTCGAACTTATCTGGCAAGCGATAACCGAAAGGCCGCCGAGCGCCGCCAAAGTTGGACTGCTGGGCGCGGCCGTGTGCGACTATCCCTATATCAGGGAGCTGACCGGCCGGCTGGTTCAAGCTTCCATACCCTTTTCCATCGCTTCCCTGCGCGCCGACGCTTTTGACGGCGCATTGGCCAGGGCGCTGGCCGGCAGCGGCCAGAGGACTTTGACCATCGCCCCGGAGGCGGGCAGCGAAAGGCTGCGCAAAGTCATCAACAAAGGCGTAAGCGAAGACGACATACTGCGCGCCTTGTCCCTGGCGGCTGACGCGGGCATGACCGGCGGCAAGCTTTACTTTATGCTCGGGTTGCCGACCGAGACAGATCATGACGTTATAGAATTGGCAAACCTTGTTTTGAAAGCGAAAAAATATATTCCCGGCAAACTTTCTTTAAGCATCAATTATTTTGTCCCTAAGCCTTTTACGCCTTTTCAGTGGGATGAACCGGCGCATACCGGCGCGCGCCTGAAACAGTTGCGGGAATTGTTGCAAAAGGAAAAAAATATAGAAATAAAGGCGGAATCCCTGCGCGCCAGCATAGCGCAGCAAATTTTGTCCCGTGCCGGCCGCCGGGCGGGAGAATTTCTGCTTCATGCCACCCAAAACGGCGGGTTAAGCGAGTTTGTCCGCCGTTTTAAAAAAGAAAAACCAGAAATTTATGATCGGGCGGACTGCTTGCCATGGGATCATCTTGACATGGGTTTCAGCAAAGAATATTTGTCGGGCGAACGGGAAAAGGCCGAACGGATGGAGGACACGCCGCAGTGCTTTGCCGGTTGCGGACGCTGCGGCGTATGCGGGGGGGCAAAAGGTTGA
- the pgeF gene encoding peptidoglycan editing factor PgeF: MKSEFVLKNIDGIWFGLVPALYERGIKHAFTSKFYGESVLEDKRLNMSFNVGDSEDCVLANRRRVCAALGIDFERLTAARQAHGDNRVYVDEGLLGRGNKNFAGAIAAADALVTDLPGVPLLLLFADCVPVVLADPAKKLVAVVHAGWRGTTANVLRKTAEAFRDEFSSRPKDCVAVIGPSIGPECYKVGREVYRAARDNLSDYQKFFQPAGENEWQFDLWQANKAQLEMAGVKTENIFISGICTKCHRELFFSHRAEKGRAGRFAAIAWL, encoded by the coding sequence TTGAAAAGTGAATTTGTTTTGAAAAACATTGACGGAATATGGTTCGGCCTCGTGCCTGCATTGTACGAACGCGGCATAAAACACGCCTTTACTTCCAAATTTTACGGGGAAAGCGTGCTTGAGGACAAAAGATTGAACATGTCTTTTAACGTAGGCGACAGCGAGGATTGCGTACTCGCCAACAGGCGGCGCGTCTGCGCCGCCCTGGGGATTGATTTTGAGCGGCTGACTGCGGCGCGCCAGGCGCACGGCGACAACAGGGTATATGTTGATGAAGGACTTTTGGGCCGCGGCAACAAAAATTTTGCGGGCGCCATAGCCGCCGCCGACGCGTTGGTTACCGACTTGCCCGGCGTGCCGCTGCTGCTGCTTTTCGCCGATTGCGTGCCGGTCGTCTTGGCCGATCCGGCAAAAAAGTTGGTTGCCGTGGTGCATGCCGGCTGGCGCGGCACGACGGCGAATGTTTTGCGCAAAACCGCCGAGGCCTTCCGCGACGAGTTTTCATCCAGGCCAAAAGATTGCGTGGCGGTTATCGGGCCGTCGATCGGTCCTGAATGTTATAAAGTAGGCCGGGAAGTATACCGAGCGGCCAGGGACAATTTGTCTGACTATCAAAAGTTCTTTCAGCCGGCCGGAGAAAACGAATGGCAGTTTGACTTGTGGCAGGCCAACAAAGCTCAGTTGGAAATGGCGGGAGTGAAAACGGAAAACATATTTATAAGCGGCATCTGCACAAAGTGCCATCGGGAGCTTTTTTTTTCGCACCGGGCGGAAAAAGGGCGCGCCGGCCGGTTTGCCGCCATAGCATGGTTGTGA
- a CDS encoding YggS family pyridoxal phosphate-dependent enzyme encodes MIGENIAQAREKISRALRRRTAEKITGNDIAIVAVTKTYPVAAVKEALKAGITVFGENKVQEAAGKIPCVNGCAWHLIGHLQTNKVKKAVNLFDLICSVDSPRLLAAIEREAAERGKRQDVLLQVNVAEEESKFGISSANLPDMAKQAKTFSHVRLRGLMVIAPETGDAESVRPVFKKGYELFCALKNSWAANNDIDTLSMGMSGDFAVAVEEGANNVRLGTLIFGKRDYL; translated from the coding sequence ATGATTGGGGAAAACATAGCGCAAGCGCGTGAGAAGATAAGCCGTGCGCTAAGAAGGCGCACGGCGGAAAAAATTACCGGCAATGACATTGCGATTGTAGCCGTTACAAAGACATATCCAGTTGCGGCGGTAAAAGAAGCGCTAAAAGCCGGCATAACTGTTTTTGGCGAAAACAAGGTGCAGGAAGCGGCGGGAAAAATACCTTGCGTCAATGGCTGCGCGTGGCATTTGATCGGGCATCTGCAGACAAACAAGGTAAAAAAGGCCGTGAATTTGTTTGATCTTATTTGTTCGGTCGACAGTCCGCGCCTTTTGGCGGCAATTGAGCGGGAAGCCGCAGAGCGCGGCAAGCGGCAGGACGTTCTTTTGCAGGTCAACGTTGCGGAGGAGGAGAGTAAATTCGGCATTTCGTCCGCAAATTTGCCTGACATGGCAAAACAGGCAAAGACATTTTCCCATGTCCGCCTGCGTGGGCTTATGGTCATAGCGCCGGAAACCGGCGATGCGGAATCTGTCCGGCCAGTATTCAAAAAAGGCTATGAATTGTTTTGCGCTTTGAAAAATTCTTGGGCGGCTAATAATGACATAGACACTCTTTCCATGGGCATGAGCGGCGATTTTGCGGTTGCCGTCGAAGAAGGCGCCAATAACGTAAGGCTTGGGACCTTAATATTCGGCAAACGCGATTATTTGTGA
- a CDS encoding cell division protein SepF: MKLFEKICNFLGLYEEVEINENEEAGPERIKPKKPEETRRPTAKRDSAEDAPPWLAKPRPTANVADANKVVSLPTANKQIKVMLVAPKTFDDAQIIADHVKTGKPVVVNFEETEESVMKRIMDFISGTVYALNGNIKMVGSKSKSMVCAPNNVDIDLNKEFSSGKDFGPWRQ; encoded by the coding sequence GTGAAGCTTTTTGAAAAGATTTGTAATTTCCTCGGGCTTTATGAGGAAGTTGAGATAAACGAAAACGAAGAAGCTGGACCGGAAAGAATAAAACCCAAAAAGCCCGAAGAAACGCGCCGGCCGACGGCGAAAAGAGATTCGGCGGAAGATGCGCCGCCTTGGCTGGCCAAACCAAGGCCGACGGCAAATGTTGCGGACGCAAATAAAGTTGTTTCTCTGCCGACGGCAAACAAGCAGATAAAAGTAATGTTAGTCGCTCCCAAAACCTTTGACGACGCGCAGATCATCGCCGATCACGTAAAAACAGGCAAGCCGGTGGTGGTCAATTTTGAGGAAACGGAAGAGAGCGTCATGAAACGCATAATGGATTTTATCAGCGGCACAGTCTACGCTTTGAACGGCAATATAAAAATGGTGGGCAGCAAAAGCAAAAGCATGGTTTGCGCGCCTAACAATGTTGACATTGACCTAAACAAGGAATTTTCATCTGGAAAAGATTTTGGCCCCTGGAGGCAATGA
- the proC gene encoding pyrroline-5-carboxylate reductase, with protein MRKDLVFIGGGVMAEAIIKGILAKGLAAPEKIAVIEPLAGRRLYLEETYGVRTSNESATLKSAETVVLAVKPQILESALNGAATASIPADALVVSIVAGKRLADLRALLPCQRLVRVMPNTPLAIGEGMAVFVCDKSAGERDAEFVRDIFASCGLAMELPESQLDAVTGLSGSGPGYIFVVIDALADAGVMAGLPRDTAIKLAAQTVAGSGRMVLETGKHPAQLRDQVASPGGTTIAGIAAMEKAGVRAGIMEAVLAATEKSRSFSKK; from the coding sequence ATGCGCAAGGATTTGGTTTTTATCGGCGGCGGCGTTATGGCGGAAGCCATAATAAAAGGAATATTGGCAAAAGGCCTGGCCGCGCCGGAAAAAATTGCCGTTATTGAGCCTTTGGCCGGACGCCGCCTTTATCTTGAAGAAACATACGGCGTACGGACAAGCAATGAAAGCGCCACGCTGAAAAGCGCGGAAACCGTTGTGCTGGCGGTCAAACCGCAAATACTCGAAAGTGCCCTCAATGGCGCGGCAACTGCATCGATACCGGCTGACGCTCTTGTCGTGTCGATCGTGGCGGGCAAGCGCCTTGCCGATTTGCGCGCGCTTTTGCCTTGCCAGCGCCTCGTCAGGGTCATGCCCAATACGCCCCTGGCGATAGGGGAGGGCATGGCTGTTTTTGTGTGCGACAAGAGCGCGGGCGAGCGGGACGCGGAATTTGTCCGCGATATTTTCGCCTCCTGTGGGCTGGCCATGGAATTGCCGGAAAGCCAGTTGGACGCGGTTACGGGACTGTCCGGCAGCGGCCCTGGGTATATATTCGTTGTCATTGACGCTTTGGCGGACGCGGGGGTGATGGCCGGACTGCCGCGCGATACCGCGATAAAACTGGCCGCCCAGACGGTGGCGGGCAGCGGCCGGATGGTGTTGGAAACAGGAAAACACCCGGCGCAACTGCGCGATCAGGTAGCTTCCCCCGGCGGCACGACGATCGCCGGGATTGCCGCCATGGAAAAAGCCGGAGTGCGCGCGGGCATTATGGAAGCGGTATTGGCCGCAACGGAGAAATCGCGGAGTTTCAGCAAAAAATGA